ACTAACTTGGTGCGGTTAGCGCCTGATGTGGCTGCTGCTTTTCCTGATGAAGAAGCGGTTAATTCTGCTTTGAGAATGTTAATTAATGTTGCTCAACGCTATAACAGCAATCACTAAACAGGAAAAGATTACTACTTCTCAACAACGCTTGAGTAAGTATGAAGCAATTTAAGACAGAAAATTTCTATTTTCCAATGCAAAAACGACTGAAAATTCGATCAAGCATGGATTCGGTGACTTCTTCTCCTGTAATTTCTCCTAAGGCTTGAATCGCGCTACGGAGATCAATTGTCCAGAAGTCGAAGGGAAGTTGTTGGTCAATGGTTTCTAAAACGTGCTGAAGGGCGCTTTTGGCGCGAGTGAGGGCTGCCGCTTGTCGTTGGTTGATGGCAAAGTCACTGTTGGCTGCGTTGAGGTTTCCTTGTTGAATCAGGCTAAGGATGGCGGCTTCTAGTTCATCAATCCCTTGAGATTGGGTAACGGCGGTGTAAACTTTTTCTGGGATGGCTTCAGGATATTTAATGTTACTGGGGGAGGCGAGATCGGTTTTATTAATAACGAGAATGAGGGGACGGGATTTAACTTGTTCGTAGATGAGGTCGTCTTCTGTAGTCCATCCCTGTTCGGCATCAATGGTGTGTAGAATGAGATCAGCTTTTTCAGCGGCTTGGCGCGATCGCGCTACTCCAATTTTTTCCACCTGATCTTCGGTTTCTCGGATTCCTGCGGTGTCTAATACTTCTACGGGAATCCCACCGACTACCAGTTGTGATTCTACAACATCACGGGTGGTTCCAGGGAGGTCAGTTACAATTGCGCGATCGCTGCGACTCCAAGCATTTAATAAGCTAGATTTCCCGACATTTGGTCGTCCCACAATCGCCACTTTAATCCCAGTCCGCAATAATTCTCCTTTGTCGGCGGTACTGAGAAAATACTCTACTTTTTCCAACACTGATTTCACCTGTTGCTGGATTTCATCTTCATCTAAGGGGGGTAACTCATCCGCAAAATCCACTCTTGCTTCCACTTCCGCTAAGATGTCAAGGCAGGTACTTCGTAATTCCCGAATCGGCTGGGCTAACTTCCCTTGTAAGCCTGCTAACGCCATTTCCCCTGCTTGTGGCGATTTTGCCCCCACTAACTCAGCAATGCTTTCAGCTTGAGTGAGATCAATTCGTCCATTGAGAAAGGCCCTTAAAGTAAATTCTCCAGCTTGGGCAAGTCTTGCCCCTTGTTCTAAACATAACTGCAACACTTGCTGTACTGGAATCATTCCCCCATGACAATGAAATTCCACCACATCCTCACGGGTATAAGATCGGGGAGATTGCATAATGAGGAGTAAGGCTTCATCTACCACCTTTTGGGTTTCAGGATGATGAACATAGCCATAGAGAATGCGGTGTGATTCCCATGGTTGTTTTCCAGGGGGATGAAATAGGGTTTTGGCAATGGTTAGGGCTTCTTCTCCA
This window of the Euhalothece natronophila Z-M001 genome carries:
- the mnmE gene encoding tRNA uridine-5-carboxymethylaminomethyl(34) synthesis GTPase MnmE, whose translation is MQGDTIAAIATPVVPQQGSVGIVRLSGEEALTIAKTLFHPPGKQPWESHRILYGYVHHPETQKVVDEALLLIMQSPRSYTREDVVEFHCHGGMIPVQQVLQLCLEQGARLAQAGEFTLRAFLNGRIDLTQAESIAELVGAKSPQAGEMALAGLQGKLAQPIRELRSTCLDILAEVEARVDFADELPPLDEDEIQQQVKSVLEKVEYFLSTADKGELLRTGIKVAIVGRPNVGKSSLLNAWSRSDRAIVTDLPGTTRDVVESQLVVGGIPVEVLDTAGIRETEDQVEKIGVARSRQAAEKADLILHTIDAEQGWTTEDDLIYEQVKSRPLILVINKTDLASPSNIKYPEAIPEKVYTAVTQSQGIDELEAAILSLIQQGNLNAANSDFAINQRQAAALTRAKSALQHVLETIDQQLPFDFWTIDLRSAIQALGEITGEEVTESMLDRIFSRFCIGK